CGGCGGTTGTAGAGTTCGCCCTGCCACCTGCCTTTTGACTTGATCTCGCGCCACATCGCCGCGTAGAAGTCGCGGTCTTGCCTGCCCGATTGCAGAATCGAAGGGTTCTTGCCGACGACTTCGTCGGCGCTGTAGCCCGTGATGTCGCAATAAGCCTGGTTGACAGAAACAATTTTTGGTTCGAGCGTCGTGATAACAACCCCGTCACGGGTGTGGCTGATAACCGCCGCATCGAGGCGCATGCGCTTTTCACTTTCGATGCGGTCTGTGATATCTTCGACCATGCAAATATGCACGCGCCGGTCTTCATGGTAATGGCTAAGCTTCGCGATCGTCATATTTACCCAGACAACACCTCCAGAACCTGTGAGGTAGCGCTTCACCATATTGAAGCCTTTGCGTTTGCCTGACACGATTTCGTCCATGAACGCCTGGTCGCCGGCGATGTCTTCGGGGTGGGTAAAGTCTTTCCAGGTGAGGCGCATCAGTTCGGCCTCGTCGCGGCCCGCTATTTCGCAGAATTTGCCGTTCGCCGACAATACCTGCGCCGTATCTGAGTCGATGACCGCAATGCCCAATGGTGCCTCGGCGAAGAGCGCACGCAGGCGATCCTCACGTTCGACGCGATCGGTAATATCTTCGACAAGTGCCAAGTGTACGTTTTCTGCCGCCCGGTAGTGGCGCAGGCTTCTCACGGTCAGGCGCGCCCAGATGATCGTCTTGTCAGGGCGGATAAACCGCTTTTCCATGACATACCCCGATAGGCGGCCACTCATAATTTCACGATTCTTGGCCTCGTTTGCTTCAATATCTTCAGGGTAAGTAAAACTCTGCCAGATGGTACTGCGTAGCTCGGCATCGCTGCGCGCGAGCAGCGTGCAGAACGCCGGGTTTGTCGAAATTATTTTTCCCGTTTCGGTGCTGACAATCGCGATACCGAGCGGGGATTCTGAGATGATTGCCTGCAGGCTTTCGTTACGTTCTTGCGTTGCGAGTTTTATTTCGCGCTCGGCGGTAATGTCGCGGTGCAGACCGATCATGCGCAGAGGTTCACCCGTCTTGCTGCGTTCAATGATGCTACCGCGATCGAGAATCCAGCGGTAGCTGCCGTCTTTACAGAGCATGCGGTGCTCACATTCGTAAACTGCCGATTCGCCACGAAAGTGCGCTGCTATTGCTTCTTTTGCTGCCGCCAGATCTTCGGGGTGAACGCGCGTCTGCCAGGCGTCGAGGGTTGTGCCCCACTCAGCAAGTGTGTAGCCCAGCATCGACGCGATCGTCTCTGAAAAATACACTTCGTCGGTCTTGAGATTCCAGTCCCACAGACCTTCACCGCTGGCTTCAACCGCAAATTGCCACCTTTTGGTGCTGATCTCAAGATCTTTTGCCAGCTTCTCTTTTTCTGCCTTATTCGCCAGGTTTTGCAGTGCGAAACTGATGTCGCCGGCGAGCTGCTGGTAGAGTCGTTGAACCGCCTCGGTGAAATACCCCGCGACTGGTGAATACAGAGTCCAGACGGCGGTTACCTGCCCGTCAACCTTCAGCGGAAACGCAGCCGAAGAGCGAAAACCGTTTGAGAGCGCCCTGGCGCGCCACGGGGCCATGGAGTCGTCTGTCGCAATATCTGTCGACCAGTATGCTTTTCCCATGCGCGCCGCAAGCCCCGAAGGCCCGCGCCCCGTCGGTGTATCGTCGAGCGTGACATTCAAGCCATCGAGGTAACCGATTTTATCGCCCGAACTGCAGGCGAGGTCGAGTCGGTTCGCGGCCCGGTCTACACGGCCTATCCAGACGAGCGAAAAATTGCCGCTGCTCAGCGGAATAGCGCAGGCCTCTTGATAAATTTCTGCAACAGAGCCCTGATTCACGATCAGCTTGTTCACCTGCCAGAGCACCGCATAAGCATGGTTCAGGTGTTCGAGCTCTTGCCGTGCTATTTCTGCCTGCGTCACGTCACGGCCCATGCCCGACACGCCGACGATATTGCCATGCTCGTCGCGCAGGGCAACGTTGCTCACTTCGATATAGATGATCTTGCCCGATTTATGAATCCAGCGAAGTTTGAAGGGTTTGCCCTCATTGCCCGGTTCTATGAGGCTATCGAGCAAAGGTCTGTCTTCGGGGTGTACGATCTTGTAGCTCAGCTCGGCATCGCGGTAATGGTCTTGCTGAGAATAACCCGTAATGCTCAGCACCGATGGGCTCACATAGGTGAATCTGCGTTCTGGTTGCCGTTGAAAAGTATAGACGAGATCAGAAGTGCGTTCAGCCACCTGGTGCAGCTGGCTTTCGGCCGCGCTGAGTTTGAGTTGGTAGCGATGTTCTAATTTTAGCTCGCGCCAGGCGGCGAGAAAAATAACAATGGTGGATATAGCGACGAACAGCAGGCCTTTTGCTGTTTGCAGTGACTGCACCCTGTCGACGTCAGGAAAATACCGGTTTACAATCCAATCAGAGGCGATGATCCAGATGGCCCCGAAAACCAAATAGACGCATGAGACGCGTAACGCTTTTTTTAGCATGAGTTTGTATTCTCGCTAATCAATGGGTCGCCAACATGAAGAACATGGCGCGGCAGAACCCTGTACCGTCAATTGCTTGACATAGTGAAATCTAACCCCACGCAGATTTACATGGTTGATAAGATACCGAACGAGAAGCGCCGGCACCTGCGTGCGCGCGTCAGTCTTTTCGCCGATTGCAGCGCTCAGCTCGATCAGCCACTGCTCGCCGAAGCTTTGGTTGAAGACATATCGGCCGGTGGCCTGCGCATTCAAATGGCAGGTGAGGCCCATGGCGATATTTTTACCATGAATTCGCCGGTTCGCGGCGAAATTTTGAGCGACAACCCTGCGCTGCAGATGCAGTTTGCAGGCAAGATTGCGTGGCGATCGGCTGAAAAGGCGCAGGGCTCTGAGATATTGAAGCTCGGTATCGCCTTTGACGAAGGCGTCGTGTTGTCCGAAATGCTGCAATCGCTCAAACCTGCGCGTGGGGCGGGTTCATGAGCGACAATTCAGCGCCTGCGACCCAGGTTTCGACCCCTGAAATATTTGACCCGTTTTTTCTCGAATCGCTGCATAAACACTGGACCGATTCTCATTTTGCGTTAGGCGTTGAAATTATCGATGCGCAGCATCTATGGTTGGTAGCCCTCGTTTTCAGAATGGAGTCGGTGCTGCTCACGAAGCACTCCGAGCAGCGGGCCGGCAAACTGGTTGCATACGCGCGCGAACTGGTACGGTTTCTGCGCAGCCACCTCGAGCTTGAAGACCGGGTCATGAAGGCGGCAGAGATTCCCCGGCATGAAGAAATAGCGCTTGACCATGCCGATTTTCTCAGTCGCCTCACGGCCGCGCTGAATCTCGACAAGGCCGGCAATATACAAAACGGCGAAAGTTTTGTGAACCTGATAAAACTCTGGTTAGACAAACACATTAAAAGAGACGATCCGCAATGGAAGGTTTATCTCAGCAAACACCACTTTAACCCGGTTGACTTTGTCGGCGCAGTGGTGACCGATATCACCGCAGAACACGAATCGATACACATGCAGCTCTACAGGCAGTTGCTCGTCGCGCAAGAAGTGATTCCTGGCATTCGCAAGGCGATACTCGACGACCTCTTTCAACTTTGGAAACGCTTCGAGGTGCGCACGAATATACCGCTCATTGACATGCAGCATCTCTGGCTGTTCAAAATGGTCGTCGAGATGGAAAGTATGCTGCATATTTCATTTGCCGAGCGCAGAACGCACCTTGAGCGCGTGTTGGCCGACCTGCTTGACTACGTTGACATACACTTCAATTGCGAAGAATGGTTGATGGCAAAGCTCGGCTACCCCGAAGAAAAAGCCCACCACAGGCTGCACGAAGACTTTCGCCGCACCGTGCAGAAACTGAAACAAGAATACGACGCCGGCAATCACCATTCGCTGTCGAGCCTTGTGACTTTGCTGAGGCAATGGCTCTTGACCCATATCGTCATCGAAGACAGCAAATATGCCCGCGTGTTCGCCCATGACACGCAGGCGACGATCAATATTTCGCGCCTGCTCATTCGCGAAAAAGAAATCTCGATTCCCCGAGACCAGACCCTGATTTATACGTATATCACCGCCCGCATGCGGGCCAGCGGCGCGTAATCACCGGCCTGACTGTCGCTAGTTGTTGCTGCCGGCAAAATCTGCTCGCGACTGAATTTCAGGTCCCACAAAAAGTCCGGTACGGCTCAGCGGCCGGGGGTGCGGGTGAGCGGTAAGCCAGGTTCGCTTCAGTCTCGACAAATGGATTTTTGAGCGCTTCGAGTAG
The sequence above is a segment of the Turneriella parva DSM 21527 genome. Coding sequences within it:
- a CDS encoding PilZ domain-containing protein encodes the protein MVDKIPNEKRRHLRARVSLFADCSAQLDQPLLAEALVEDISAGGLRIQMAGEAHGDIFTMNSPVRGEILSDNPALQMQFAGKIAWRSAEKAQGSEILKLGIAFDEGVVLSEMLQSLKPARGAGS
- a CDS encoding bifunctional diguanylate cyclase/phosphodiesterase, encoding MLKKALRVSCVYLVFGAIWIIASDWIVNRYFPDVDRVQSLQTAKGLLFVAISTIVIFLAAWRELKLEHRYQLKLSAAESQLHQVAERTSDLVYTFQRQPERRFTYVSPSVLSITGYSQQDHYRDAELSYKIVHPEDRPLLDSLIEPGNEGKPFKLRWIHKSGKIIYIEVSNVALRDEHGNIVGVSGMGRDVTQAEIARQELEHLNHAYAVLWQVNKLIVNQGSVAEIYQEACAIPLSSGNFSLVWIGRVDRAANRLDLACSSGDKIGYLDGLNVTLDDTPTGRGPSGLAARMGKAYWSTDIATDDSMAPWRARALSNGFRSSAAFPLKVDGQVTAVWTLYSPVAGYFTEAVQRLYQQLAGDISFALQNLANKAEKEKLAKDLEISTKRWQFAVEASGEGLWDWNLKTDEVYFSETIASMLGYTLAEWGTTLDAWQTRVHPEDLAAAKEAIAAHFRGESAVYECEHRMLCKDGSYRWILDRGSIIERSKTGEPLRMIGLHRDITAEREIKLATQERNESLQAIISESPLGIAIVSTETGKIISTNPAFCTLLARSDAELRSTIWQSFTYPEDIEANEAKNREIMSGRLSGYVMEKRFIRPDKTIIWARLTVRSLRHYRAAENVHLALVEDITDRVEREDRLRALFAEAPLGIAVIDSDTAQVLSANGKFCEIAGRDEAELMRLTWKDFTHPEDIAGDQAFMDEIVSGKRKGFNMVKRYLTGSGGVVWVNMTIAKLSHYHEDRRVHICMVEDITDRIESEKRMRLDAAVISHTRDGVVITTLEPKIVSVNQAYCDITGYSADEVVGKNPSILQSGRQDRDFYAAMWREIKSKGRWQGELYNRRKNGEIYPQISTIDTIYNADGKPEYYVGVFSDISKLKDSEESFERLAHYDVLTGLPNRLMVTNRLAHAVASAGRHRRMVAVLFMDLDHFKNVNDSLGHVAGDELLAAVAMRLKARLRAEDTIARLGGDEFIVLLEDIESAEHAALVARDLLSNLSAPFELASEHEIYSGGSIGISIYPQDGENPHELIRNADAAMYLAKSEGRNTFRFYTQSLTDAARKRLALEAALRRALERGELYVKYQPIVDIASGAIVGAEALCRWRTAEGEEISPADFIPVAESTGLIVQVGDFVARTALAVARTWAANQATFKTMAVNFSVRQFQSHDWYERFSHILRESGVAADRVEVEITESDIMQKSEEGIEVIRELHSSGVRIAIDDFGTGYSSLSYLQRFSVNKMKIDQSFVRDLPESAAPISAC
- a CDS encoding bacteriohemerythrin, with translation MSDNSAPATQVSTPEIFDPFFLESLHKHWTDSHFALGVEIIDAQHLWLVALVFRMESVLLTKHSEQRAGKLVAYARELVRFLRSHLELEDRVMKAAEIPRHEEIALDHADFLSRLTAALNLDKAGNIQNGESFVNLIKLWLDKHIKRDDPQWKVYLSKHHFNPVDFVGAVVTDITAEHESIHMQLYRQLLVAQEVIPGIRKAILDDLFQLWKRFEVRTNIPLIDMQHLWLFKMVVEMESMLHISFAERRTHLERVLADLLDYVDIHFNCEEWLMAKLGYPEEKAHHRLHEDFRRTVQKLKQEYDAGNHHSLSSLVTLLRQWLLTHIVIEDSKYARVFAHDTQATINISRLLIREKEISIPRDQTLIYTYITARMRASGA